From Elusimicrobiota bacterium, a single genomic window includes:
- a CDS encoding zinc-binding dehydrogenase, which yields MRAVILKAFGGVDNLELGTVPDPVAGPGEVLLRVRACALNHLDLWIREGLPGSKVKLPHILGSDVAGEIGGRRVAVHPGLCCGVCPACRDGRESDCADFGIIGAYGGSQGGLAELLAVKAAHLLDIPAGMPFEDAASLPLTLLTAWRMLKTLGEVRPGQTVVVVGAGAGVSAAAIQIAKALGAAVIATTSDPAKVERAKALGAAHVLAAPPADLAREVRRLTGGAMADVVLDHVGPALFMDALKCLRPSGRLVTCGSTSGPKVELDMRYVFSRQLRIIGARLGSLAEMREAWALVESGQVRPVVDKVYPLAEAAAAHARLGSRGQFGKVVVAI from the coding sequence GTCGCCGGCCCCGGCGAGGTCCTTCTGCGCGTGCGCGCCTGCGCGCTCAACCACCTCGACCTGTGGATCCGCGAGGGGCTGCCCGGCTCGAAGGTCAAGCTCCCGCACATCCTCGGCTCGGACGTGGCCGGCGAGATCGGCGGCCGGCGCGTGGCGGTCCATCCGGGCCTGTGCTGCGGCGTCTGCCCGGCGTGCAGGGACGGGAGGGAGTCCGACTGCGCGGACTTCGGCATCATCGGCGCCTACGGAGGCTCGCAGGGCGGTCTCGCGGAGCTCCTCGCCGTCAAGGCCGCGCATCTGCTCGACATCCCCGCGGGCATGCCGTTCGAGGACGCGGCGTCCTTGCCCCTGACTTTGCTCACGGCGTGGCGCATGCTCAAGACCTTGGGCGAGGTCCGGCCGGGCCAGACGGTCGTCGTCGTCGGCGCGGGCGCCGGCGTCTCCGCCGCCGCCATCCAGATCGCGAAGGCCCTGGGCGCGGCCGTGATCGCCACGACGAGCGACCCGGCGAAGGTCGAGCGCGCGAAGGCCCTCGGCGCGGCGCACGTCCTGGCGGCGCCGCCCGCGGACCTCGCGCGCGAGGTCCGGCGGCTCACCGGCGGCGCCATGGCCGACGTCGTCCTCGACCACGTCGGGCCCGCGCTGTTCATGGACGCCCTCAAATGCCTCCGGCCCTCGGGGCGCCTCGTCACTTGCGGCTCGACGTCGGGCCCGAAGGTCGAGCTCGACATGCGCTACGTGTTCAGCCGGCAGCTGCGCATCATCGGCGCGCGGCTGGGGAGCCTGGCGGAGATGCGCGAGGCCTGGGCGCTCGTCGAGTCCGGCCAGGTCCGCCCCGTCGTGGACAAGGTCTATCCGCTCGCCGAGGCGGCCGCCGCGCACGCGCGGCTCGGATCCCGGGGCCAGTTCGGGAAGGTCGTCGTCGCGATATGA